The genomic DNA AAACACACTGTTTACTGAATGTCTGATCCAATGTAATATAAAATGAATCCACTATAATGACCAACTTGTACATCGTTATTGTTCACAGGAAAAGTTCTGGATAGTGAGAGAGGAAAACTGATGAAAGGGTCTTTATAAAAACCCATACCTTGCTTTAATAATCAATCATATGCTAATGTACCAAAAATAACAGGCACAGTATGGTATGTTTCAAAATCAATCATATGAATTTAGAGAACTTATTTTTACATTACTGCACTGCTAATCTTTCACTGACACAATTTTCCCCTCTGGAGACCGGggataaaaaatattaattgcttGTACTGTGGTTATTGACCTGAAGGAATTATATATCtgtagaaaaacattttcatagtACAACAATTTAATAAATTATGTGAACAATTCTGTTGAAAGCAACAGTATGTTCAGGATGACTACCACTATCTCTGAAATGTGCAACTGTGTCACGTCACCACTGTAATGTCACGCTAACACGTATAGTAGATATAACATGGAGCTTTACCCAAACCAGTATTCCAGAGCATCTCACCCTGAATTTTGATAGGAAGGCTAGAGCTGAATCTGAACTTTGTGACATGGACTCAGTGCGTTATCCAGAGTTCTTTCTCATTTATTCATTAACATATGTTTACTTTCAGACTTCATTCCTTATGACTTCTGTTGCCACCATTAACTTTGCTTTCTTTTGGCCTTTTCTGATGCTTCATGTTTGTTTCCACCACAATGAGCCAGATCATCAGTTCCATTTCAGTTGCTTTGTGCTAAAAGCAGCCCCATAAATACACTTATTCGGTCAATGTTGCAGGGCTCCTGTCAATCTGACACAGATATCAGATAAGCACATACAGTTCATCCTGTCACAGCAGTGACTTTACCACACATCCAGAGCCCCAGCAAACCTGAGCTAGTGGACAGATTCTCAACTCACTGTAACTAGGCCAGTACATGCAGATCCCAGATTCCAAAGCCGTAAGAGGGATTTTTCCAGTCCCCAGTCCTGTATGGTTCTGCTGGACCAGAAGACATTGACTGGAGAGAACTTGTGTTTCCAGATGCCTAGTGTCAGTTACTATTTGTAAAGCTATGTAAAGATAAAAAGTGCTGTGAAAGTGCAAAGTGTCATTAttagttttatataaatattcaaaaattattttaaaaatctttcgtTATTTCAGAGATACCAATTCTATCAGTGCTTTTAATAATTATTCATAGCATAGACGAATGTGCAGGACatcaatatgtatttttcttgtgttctgcATATCACTAAACTAATGGAAACTTTGGGGGCAAGGGGAAGGCTAACAGAGGAGGTTGAAAACAGACTTTCCTCATGTCCTCTTATTTTGTATAGTAGATAGACTATATCCATTAAGTTGTATGGTCAGTTCTGATTTGTATTATTGTCACTAtcacacaaattttaaaaatttccttcACAGGCattgagaaataaagaaatacaaattcagAGTTCTCTGCTATTACCCTTGTTTACTGATGATGCTGACTTACATGATGGCACTGAGATTGTGACTGGGCTTCTAATACACAAAATACTTACCTATTTCCTCCCCATGAGCCCTTACTCTCTCCCAAAAGTCAAAGTGGAAATTTCTCAGCATTATACTCTGCCATAATATATTTGTCCATTTGGAGTACTAAGAATCTCCCTGACCATTTATTATTTCCCCCTTTAAATAGTCCTTCTTCCATTCCAACAGGAGATGAAAAAGTCTCAGAAGGAAAGTAGTGGAAGCTCCATTGCTTGGTACATTGAAAACTAGAATAGACAAAACactagaaaggaaggaggaaactaCAGGAAGAAACAGTTCTGCACTACAGGAGGATAGACTGGATGACCTGATAGGTATAATCCAAGTCTAATTTCTAGTAATCTATAAACTACACTACTCTTTCTCAGTCTGAAAGAAAGGACAGAAGACCTCAAACACAATAACTTTAATGCAGATGTACTGCATAATCACAAACACTCTCCGCTGTTCACAGCAGCCACTGACTTCTTCATCCCAAGCACGCTATTTTCATGCACAATTTTACTTTTTCGCTGACATGTTTGAACCCCTAGACATATGAAGCAACAGTCTAAAATGACAGAATTACAGTCAGTTTACTCAGTTATGTCAATAcctgtttggttgttttttttccccgtgTTATTTATATATGAGCAATTATGGCAATCTGGTATTGCCCTGCCAGTATAGCTTctcttccacttttttctttttccactggcAGAAAAGCAGCATCTTAAAAGTCTTCCTGAAAGTTTTGTTACAGAGAGCATAACATATGGGGTTAACAGTGCTGTTCACATAGCACAGCCAATATCCAAGATGCCACAGTGTAAGGGGGATGCAGTCAGAGCAGAATGTGGAGATCAAAACCATTATGTTGTAGGGAGTCCATGTAAGGATAAAAGCCAAAAGAATGGCACTTAAAGTCTGTGCTGCTTTGCGTTCCTTTATAAGAACCATCCTTTTCCTTTTGGTGATTTGGTTACTTATATTTGGATCCATGCTTTTAACGGAAGGATCCTTTGAGAGAGCAGGAGCACAAGGAGTTATTTTTACTTTACGGCAACCATTGTTGGCTTCCTGGGCACCATCAGCCTTAACCACCAAGCGGAATTTATAGGCCACacatttcttacttttttgtACGTGGCCTTTCGCAGGCGATAAAAAGTATTTCTGGGtctcaaaatcattttcttcagGTTGGTCTTTGACAATAACATCCTTACTCTCCCTTTCAATAAACTCTTCTGCTTTACCTTTGTCTGGACTTTTGTAAGTTACTTGGAAAATTGAATCACTGGCAAGCTTATTATCCTCTTCTTCTGAAGATGCATAGCTGCTGCAGGTGGTTAACTGGTCAGCTTTAGACCAGTCGTTACAAGTACTCACTGCCTGAGAGGCCTTCACTGTAGCTGATGTACTTCGACTAGATGAAGACCATGAAGCCTGACATCTCTCTCTTTTGACTAAGTTTTGTTGTTTACAACTGAAGCAAGACTTCAGGAGAGCTTTCTGAGGCTTTATCATCTCAAACTCTGCCACAGACTCAGAACCTTGAAGTTCAGC from Struthio camelus isolate bStrCam1 chromosome 5, bStrCam1.hap1, whole genome shotgun sequence includes the following:
- the CHRM5 gene encoding muscarinic acetylcholine receptor M5; translated protein: MEVNLFSNSTVVNSSSINHKQLEGHSLWEVITIATVTAVVSLITIVGNILVMISFKVNSQLKTVNNYYLLSLACADLIIGIFSMNLYTSYILIGHWSLGSLACDLWLALDYVASNASVMNLLVISFDRYFSITRPLTYRAKRTPKRAGIMIGLAWLISFILWAPVILCWQYFVGERTVPPEECQIQFLYEPIITFGTAIAAFYIPVSVMTILYCRIYKETEKRTKDLAELQGSESVAEFEMIKPQKALLKSCFSCKQQNLVKRERCQASWSSSSRSTSATVKASQAVSTCNDWSKADQLTTCSSYASSEEEDNKLASDSIFQVTYKSPDKGKAEEFIERESKDVIVKDQPEENDFETQKYFLSPAKGHVQKSKKCVAYKFRLVVKADGAQEANNGCRKVKITPCAPALSKDPSVKSMDPNISNQITKRKRMVLIKERKAAQTLSAILLAFILTWTPYNIMVLISTFCSDCIPLTLWHLGYWLCYVNSTVNPICYALCNKTFRKTFKMLLFCQWKKKKVEEKLYWQGNTRLP